Proteins encoded by one window of Bacillota bacterium:
- the rpsR gene encoding 30S ribosomal protein S18: MITTKPQTGGFRPGGARRRNRKRCYFSDNKIQYIDFKDFEMLKRFISERGKILPRRVTGTKAYYQKHLAVAIKRARFMALLPFVKD; the protein is encoded by the coding sequence ATGATTACAACTAAACCACAAACTGGTGGGTTCCGTCCTGGCGGAGCACGTCGTAGAAATCGTAAAAGATGTTACTTTTCGGATAACAAAATCCAATACATAGATTTTAAAGATTTTGAAATGTTAAAAAGATTTATATCTGAAAGAGGTAAGATTTTACCAAGACGTGTTACTGGAACAAAAGCATACTATCAAAAACATTTAGCTGTTGCGATTAAACGTGCTCGTTTCATGGCACTATTACCATTCGTAAAAGATTAG
- the prfA gene encoding peptide chain release factor 1, protein MLSERLDQLESRYNEINELMLKPEVSMDVKRVTELSIELSQLEKTVLKYREYKELNNQVIELKEMAKEHDPEIKELAELELENIHERLPLLEEELKLLLVPKDPNDEKNVIVEIRGAAGGDEANIFAGDLFRMYNKFAEAKNWKIEMLYADPQEAGGYSQIEFMVKGNSVYSLLKYESGVHRVQRVPQTESAGRIHTSTATVLVVPEAEELDFEMNMEDIRVDTFCSSGPGGQSVNTTKSAVRLTFIPTGMIVQCQDGKSQHENKASALKILRSRLYDIALQEKLDKEGEERKTKIGTGDRSEKIRTYNYPQNRITDHRIGFTIQQLDRIIDGRLDPVIEALIAEEQKRKLSKVE, encoded by the coding sequence ATGTTAAGTGAAAGACTAGATCAATTAGAATCAAGATACAATGAAATTAACGAGTTAATGTTAAAGCCAGAAGTATCTATGGACGTTAAAAGAGTAACGGAATTATCTATAGAATTAAGTCAATTAGAAAAAACTGTATTGAAATACAGAGAATATAAAGAGTTAAACAATCAGGTAATAGAATTAAAAGAAATGGCAAAAGAGCATGACCCTGAAATAAAAGAATTAGCTGAATTGGAGCTTGAAAACATTCATGAGAGGTTACCACTTTTAGAAGAAGAATTAAAACTTCTCTTAGTTCCAAAAGATCCCAATGATGAAAAAAACGTAATTGTTGAAATCAGAGGAGCTGCAGGTGGAGATGAAGCTAATATTTTTGCTGGTGATTTATTTAGAATGTATAACAAATTTGCTGAAGCAAAAAACTGGAAAATTGAAATGCTTTATGCTGATCCTCAAGAAGCAGGTGGCTATAGTCAAATCGAATTTATGGTAAAGGGAAACAGTGTATATTCTCTTTTAAAATATGAATCAGGTGTTCATAGAGTACAACGAGTACCACAAACAGAATCTGCAGGCAGAATTCACACTTCAACTGCGACGGTTTTAGTTGTGCCAGAAGCAGAAGAACTTGATTTTGAAATGAATATGGAAGATATCAGAGTAGATACGTTTTGTTCTTCTGGTCCTGGAGGACAATCGGTTAACACGACTAAATCAGCAGTTCGATTAACCTTTATTCCAACGGGAATGATCGTACAGTGTCAAGATGGAAAATCTCAACATGAAAATAAAGCAAGTGCACTTAAAATATTAAGATCCCGACTTTATGATATTGCTCTTCAAGAAAAACTTGATAAAGAAGGCGAAGAACGAAAAACAAAAATCGGAACAGGGGATCGCTCTGAAAAAATCAGAACATATAATTATCCACAAAACCGAATTACCGATCATCGAATAGGCTTTACGATTCAACAATTAGACCGCATCATTGATGGAAGATTAGATCCTGTTATTGAAGCATTAATTGCAGAAGAACAAAAACGCAAGCTTTCAAAGGTTGAATAA
- the prmC gene encoding peptide chain release factor N(5)-glutamine methyltransferase: MPTFESVLKASEKEARRLKKEASAVKLLMLHFSDLEPTELYLKFHEEMSEISYQNFLKGLDLYLFHNKPVQYIIGYVYFYGYKFKVDEGVLIPRFETEELVANVLIQYDELFQKAHIKLVDVGTGSGCLAIALKKEEPNFEVFATDISDKALEIAKTNAEELKAEITFLQGDMLSPLKGMKFDILVSNPPYIPQNEVVEEIIHENEPHVALYGGIDGLKFYEIILSQAKDYLNYPSILAFEHGFDKKEAISNIARAFFPNAKVFTLQDMQNKDRMTFVINS, encoded by the coding sequence ATGCCTACTTTTGAATCGGTGCTAAAAGCATCGGAAAAAGAAGCAAGAAGATTAAAAAAAGAAGCATCTGCAGTAAAACTGCTTATGCTTCATTTTTCAGACCTCGAACCAACAGAACTGTACCTTAAGTTTCATGAAGAGATGTCTGAAATTTCATACCAAAATTTTTTAAAAGGATTAGATTTATATTTATTCCACAACAAACCAGTTCAATATATTATTGGCTATGTATATTTTTATGGCTATAAGTTTAAAGTGGATGAAGGAGTACTAATTCCTCGATTTGAAACAGAAGAATTAGTCGCAAATGTTTTAATTCAATATGATGAGCTGTTTCAAAAGGCTCACATAAAATTAGTAGATGTCGGTACTGGCTCAGGCTGTCTTGCAATTGCTCTGAAAAAGGAAGAACCAAATTTCGAAGTTTTTGCAACAGATATTTCTGATAAGGCTTTAGAAATAGCAAAGACTAACGCAGAGGAGCTAAAGGCAGAAATTACTTTTTTACAAGGAGATATGTTATCTCCCTTAAAAGGAATGAAATTTGATATTCTTGTTTCTAATCCACCGTATATCCCACAAAATGAGGTTGTAGAAGAAATCATTCATGAAAATGAACCTCATGTAGCGTTGTATGGTGGGATAGATGGATTAAAATTTTATGAAATCATTTTATCTCAAGCAAAAGATTATTTAAATTATCCATCCATTCTTGCATTTGAACATGGATTTGATAAAAAAGAGGCTATTTCAAATATCGCACGGGCTTTTTTCCCTAATGCAAAAGTATTTACCCTTCAAGATATGCAAAATAAAGATCGAATGACTTTTGTCATAAATTCGTAA
- the ssb gene encoding single-stranded DNA-binding protein translates to MLNKVVLIGRLVRDPELRYTNNNNIPVVSFTLAVNRPFVSQASGGSDTNNNVDFINCTAWRKQAENISKYVNKGSMVAVDGRLQTSDYMDEKNNVRRYVTEVICDSVVFLDTKSQRDNQNSSSNEYNNSKQGSKNDDDSQNTNNINIIEDDLPF, encoded by the coding sequence ATGTTAAATAAAGTTGTTTTAATCGGAAGATTAGTAAGAGATCCTGAACTAAGATATACAAACAATAACAACATCCCAGTTGTATCGTTTACCCTTGCAGTAAACCGACCATTCGTGAGTCAAGCAAGTGGTGGAAGCGATACCAACAATAACGTTGATTTTATTAACTGTACTGCTTGGAGAAAACAAGCAGAAAATATTAGTAAGTACGTTAATAAAGGAAGTATGGTTGCGGTTGACGGAAGACTTCAAACCAGCGATTATATGGATGAAAAAAACAATGTTAGAAGATACGTTACTGAAGTCATTTGTGATTCTGTTGTCTTTTTAGATACAAAATCACAAAGAGATAATCAAAACTCTTCTTCAAATGAATACAATAACTCAAAACAAGGTTCCAAAAACGATGATGATTCTCAAAACACAAACAACATTAACATCATCGAAGATGATTTACCATTCTAA
- a CDS encoding PadR family transcriptional regulator, with protein MDKTLLQNLSTELRRGTQTLAVLSQLSKMEYGYSLLQSLEEKNVAIEAGTLYPLLRRLESQGLLISEWDVSESRPRKYYLLSEDGKMIFQRLKNEWNSIVDEMNILFKEEK; from the coding sequence GTGGATAAAACATTACTACAAAATCTAAGTACTGAATTAAGAAGAGGAACACAAACCTTAGCTGTGTTAAGTCAACTTAGCAAAATGGAATATGGCTATTCTTTACTTCAAAGTCTTGAAGAAAAAAATGTGGCGATTGAAGCAGGAACATTATATCCTTTGTTAAGAAGACTTGAATCTCAAGGATTGCTTATTAGTGAATGGGATGTATCCGAATCAAGACCAAGAAAATATTATTTGTTAAGTGAAGATGGGAAAATGATATTTCAAAGATTAAAAAATGAATGGAATAGTATTGTTGATGAGATGAATATCTTATTTAAGGAGGAGAAGTAA
- the dnaB gene encoding replicative DNA helicase gives MERKVPQNIEAEQAVLGAVFFDQNTMKSIVDKLQEVDFYSPNHQVIFKTMKQLFQEGISIDYTTLSDRLENQNMLIKAGGIEYITGLIDAVPSIANLLNYINIVKDKSILRKIQDSCRRIIEDSYTTDNTPDFIDDVERDIIGITKEKRTTDFKAVGEIANLLVDKIAAQAQIGGQVTGLDTKYHEFNRYTLGLQPSDLVIVAARPSMGKTAFALNLALNVAKNIERPHIAFFSLEMGVDQLVMRLLSCQAQVDNFRMRQGNLNSQEWEKIHFAVGTLSTLNVYFDDSGTVSVLDLRSKCRKLKQDEKLDLVIVDYLQLLSGSKHNQANRVQEVSEISRVLKETARELKVPVVALSQLSRGIEQRKEKKPVMADLRESGSIEQDADIVLFLYREDYYDQNSTRKNHVDMSIAKNRSGTIGDFELLFNKNMSTFSNVHTTNFGESFEKETSIDDI, from the coding sequence ATGGAAAGAAAAGTCCCACAAAATATAGAAGCGGAACAAGCGGTTCTCGGCGCTGTCTTCTTTGACCAAAACACAATGAAATCTATTGTGGATAAACTTCAAGAAGTTGATTTTTATTCACCGAATCATCAAGTGATTTTCAAAACGATGAAACAGTTATTTCAAGAAGGAATATCTATTGATTACACAACATTAAGCGATCGTTTGGAAAATCAAAATATGCTTATTAAGGCAGGCGGAATTGAATACATTACGGGATTAATTGATGCCGTTCCTTCCATTGCCAATTTACTCAATTACATCAATATCGTAAAAGATAAATCGATTTTAAGAAAAATCCAAGATTCTTGTAGAAGAATTATTGAAGATTCTTATACAACGGATAATACGCCAGATTTCATTGATGATGTTGAGCGAGACATAATAGGAATTACTAAGGAAAAAAGAACAACGGACTTTAAAGCGGTTGGAGAAATCGCCAATCTTTTAGTAGATAAAATTGCCGCGCAAGCTCAAATTGGTGGACAAGTTACAGGTCTTGATACAAAGTATCATGAATTTAATCGATATACTTTGGGCCTTCAACCTTCAGACCTTGTAATTGTCGCAGCGAGACCTTCTATGGGAAAAACGGCTTTTGCGTTAAACTTAGCTTTAAATGTTGCAAAAAATATTGAAAGGCCTCATATTGCTTTCTTCTCTTTAGAAATGGGAGTTGACCAATTAGTAATGCGTTTATTAAGTTGCCAAGCACAAGTGGACAACTTTAGAATGAGACAAGGAAATTTGAACTCACAAGAATGGGAAAAAATTCATTTTGCTGTAGGAACTCTTTCCACTTTGAATGTCTATTTTGATGATTCTGGTACCGTTAGTGTGCTTGATTTAAGAAGTAAATGTCGAAAATTAAAACAAGATGAAAAACTTGATTTAGTTATTGTGGATTACTTACAACTATTAAGCGGATCTAAGCATAATCAAGCTAATAGAGTTCAAGAAGTATCTGAAATTAGCCGTGTTTTAAAAGAAACAGCTAGAGAACTAAAAGTTCCGGTTGTGGCATTAAGCCAGTTATCTCGAGGAATTGAACAACGTAAAGAAAAAAAGCCAGTTATGGCAGACTTAAGAGAATCTGGTTCTATTGAACAAGATGCAGATATTGTACTTTTCTTGTATCGAGAAGATTATTATGATCAAAATTCAACAAGAAAGAATCATGTGGACATGTCTATCGCCAAAAACAGATCTGGTACCATTGGTGATTTCGAATTGTTGTTTAATAAAAATATGTCAACGTTTAGTAATGTACACACCACTAATTTTGGAGAATCTTTTGAAAAAGAAACTTCAATTGATGACATCTAG
- the rpsF gene encoding 30S ribosomal protein S6 — protein sequence MRKYEIMYIIRPSLELEAKKALIAELNVILTDRGAEDLVVNEWGTRELAYEIKDFKKGYYVVVKVKTTPEATFELDRVMKIKEDVIRHIIISREDK from the coding sequence ATGAGAAAGTACGAAATCATGTACATCATTCGTCCATCGCTAGAACTTGAGGCAAAAAAAGCATTAATTGCGGAATTAAATGTTATATTAACAGACCGCGGAGCCGAAGATTTAGTTGTAAACGAATGGGGAACAAGAGAACTAGCTTACGAAATCAAAGATTTCAAAAAAGGATATTATGTAGTTGTAAAAGTTAAGACAACTCCAGAAGCCACTTTTGAGTTAGATCGTGTCATGAAAATCAAAGAAGACGTTATCCGTCATATCATTATCTCAAGAGAAGATAAGTAA
- the rplI gene encoding 50S ribosomal protein L9 has translation MNKRVAVLIVFSCIAFIVLSVFGFVYLSNDYSTGYLVLYFVLVATITASILLSFWTNKRHVNRIKSLEEKIKENNLLNKRLKNSEDIALNYLPVGMILYDDHFTISWANSASKEYFSNVLIGRTLGLVHEELSQFVEKREGKFILNIYGKDYEIIHYPKNKCIYLFEVTERESVKFKLRDNQDVIGVMSLDNFSEATQNLDFQVKTNIQGKFLGAIDNWCKKHNIYFVNLRPEKSVIFLNRKQLDELMKTEFSILDQITEISNQNEIRVTLSVGFASSEGFADEVGDLAEEALKLALGRGGDQVVVNLQNQPLKFFGGKTNTIEKRTKITARINSRAISELIHKFDKVFIMPHKSTDIDAFAASVGVLQLALAQNKNAKIVLDFDDIDQTCQKVINMLNREYIKLLEYIIDPEDAIDEINAESLLFVIDHHSPVQSNAPRLLEKTKFVVVIDHHRRIDNLLSDLSLNYVEPYASSSVELVTELIELYNYDVDIDPFEATMMLAGMMIDTNNFTYRTGVRTFEAAALLKRFGADPFKARLILRESLDDIKTKSNLINQAKIVNNHFAITLLTGEGKTDRVQLAKTADELLEIDNIIASFAIGSIGNDTIAISARSVDKFNVSLVMEQFNGGGHLNNAAAQVPNGNVEEIASKIETILETSFKEELTMKVILVKDVRGKGKKGEVIEVASGYGNYLLTSKQAIEASNANIRTLEDEREKITKEAEQEIENAKKIKAEIENSPIKLYVKIGETGKLFGAVNSKQIAEEYKKTYNIELDKRKILLEDNIHSLGVYKVGVKLHKDIIAYINLQVIEEE, from the coding sequence ATGAATAAGCGCGTTGCCGTCTTGATTGTCTTTTCCTGTATCGCTTTTATCGTACTTAGTGTATTTGGATTTGTTTATCTAAGTAACGATTATTCAACAGGATACCTTGTGTTATACTTTGTTCTCGTAGCTACGATTACAGCTAGTATTTTACTTAGTTTTTGGACAAACAAAAGACATGTAAATCGAATTAAAAGTTTAGAAGAAAAAATTAAAGAAAACAACTTGTTAAATAAGCGTTTAAAAAACAGTGAAGACATTGCTCTTAACTATTTACCTGTGGGTATGATTCTTTATGATGATCACTTTACTATCTCTTGGGCAAATTCTGCTTCAAAGGAATATTTTTCAAACGTGTTGATTGGTAGAACTTTAGGGTTAGTACATGAAGAACTATCGCAATTTGTCGAAAAGCGTGAAGGTAAATTTATATTAAATATTTATGGGAAAGATTATGAAATTATTCACTATCCTAAGAATAAATGTATCTATCTTTTTGAAGTAACCGAAAGAGAAAGTGTAAAATTTAAATTAAGAGATAATCAAGATGTTATTGGAGTTATGAGTCTTGATAATTTTTCAGAAGCCACTCAAAATCTTGATTTTCAAGTTAAGACAAATATTCAAGGCAAATTCTTAGGAGCTATTGATAATTGGTGTAAAAAACATAACATTTACTTTGTTAATTTACGACCTGAAAAATCTGTTATTTTTCTGAATCGAAAACAATTAGATGAACTAATGAAAACGGAATTTTCAATTTTAGACCAAATCACAGAAATTTCCAATCAAAACGAAATTAGAGTAACCTTATCAGTGGGATTTGCTTCAAGTGAAGGATTCGCAGATGAAGTTGGAGATTTAGCTGAAGAAGCATTGAAGTTAGCATTAGGTCGAGGCGGGGATCAAGTGGTTGTTAATTTGCAAAATCAACCCTTGAAATTTTTCGGAGGAAAAACAAATACCATCGAGAAAAGAACGAAAATTACCGCAAGAATCAATTCAAGAGCCATCTCTGAATTGATTCATAAATTTGATAAAGTGTTTATTATGCCTCACAAATCTACTGATATTGATGCGTTTGCAGCATCTGTTGGAGTTTTACAACTGGCATTGGCTCAAAATAAGAACGCTAAAATTGTTTTGGATTTTGATGATATCGATCAAACATGCCAAAAGGTTATTAACATGTTAAATAGAGAATACATCAAATTACTTGAATACATTATTGACCCAGAAGACGCAATCGATGAAATCAATGCGGAGAGTTTATTGTTTGTCATTGACCATCATTCACCGGTTCAATCTAATGCTCCAAGACTACTGGAAAAAACAAAATTTGTAGTAGTGATTGATCACCATAGAAGAATTGATAATTTACTATCTGATTTATCGTTAAATTATGTAGAACCTTATGCGTCATCGTCTGTTGAACTAGTAACCGAACTAATTGAACTTTATAATTACGATGTTGATATCGATCCTTTTGAAGCAACCATGATGTTGGCTGGAATGATGATTGATACTAATAACTTTACCTATCGTACAGGAGTAAGAACGTTTGAAGCAGCTGCTTTATTAAAACGATTTGGAGCAGATCCTTTTAAAGCAAGATTAATTTTAAGAGAATCATTAGACGATATTAAAACCAAATCAAATTTAATCAACCAGGCAAAAATCGTTAACAATCATTTTGCAATAACGCTTTTAACTGGCGAAGGGAAAACAGACCGCGTTCAACTTGCCAAAACAGCAGATGAATTATTGGAAATTGATAACATTATCGCTTCTTTTGCGATAGGGTCGATTGGAAATGATACCATCGCTATTTCAGCAAGATCGGTTGATAAATTTAATGTCTCTCTGGTAATGGAACAATTTAATGGGGGCGGACACTTAAACAACGCCGCAGCTCAAGTGCCAAACGGAAACGTAGAAGAAATCGCTTCAAAAATTGAAACCATATTGGAAACATCGTTCAAGGAGGAATTAACAATGAAAGTGATTTTAGTAAAAGATGTAAGAGGAAAAGGAAAAAAAGGTGAAGTTATTGAAGTAGCAAGTGGCTACGGCAATTACCTATTAACATCTAAACAAGCTATTGAAGCTAGCAATGCAAATATTAGGACGCTTGAAGATGAAAGAGAAAAAATAACCAAAGAAGCAGAACAAGAAATTGAAAATGCTAAGAAAATAAAAGCAGAAATTGAAAATTCCCCTATTAAACTTTATGTTAAAATTGGTGAAACAGGAAAATTATTTGGTGCAGTTAACTCTAAACAGATTGCAGAAGAATATAAAAAGACTTATAATATTGAATTAGATAAACGAAAAATATTATTAGAAGATAATATCCATTCGCTTGGAGTGTATAAAGTCGGAGTGAAGTTACATAAAGATATTATTGCATACATTAATTTACAAGTGATTGAAGAAGAATAA